In Bactrocera oleae isolate idBacOlea1 chromosome 5, idBacOlea1, whole genome shotgun sequence, a genomic segment contains:
- the LOC106620193 gene encoding pickpocket protein 28 — protein sequence MNSSSIGGTEKLHKKHKCKMVFKIIGDYVTQFLGHTTLQGLIYVEKPTTKNRAYFLIWFVSVITVAINFATNVYTRWETTPVIIALEAHTTEIRTTPFPAITICNMNQALRSQIKNFSHDSLGYAMTQKICFQDVDYRRHIHEFHLARGENKHCLCGILHLVVYFSQNGQTCDNMIVYCRFGNKEDRCTDFYREVLMDEGICCAFNILHPSYLYKGKYIFVRDFTSSIGTIPVDWNSETGYADNMPLYYYPRTAVGAGVTLGFTFVLNANLSEYICSSTFSTGLKVITHNPIDTPHVKETGLSVQPGYQHRFRLNIDSSKALPSTRSITPQRRQCLFNNELELLYFRYYTRRNCEMECDSKYFLRRCQCIPYHMPLIYQNASVCHVKDFNCESIAEAEVNDEQHVSCKRECLPGCFNLEYFPTVYRTPLANTSFVFKDKFFGNFTKKEIHENFALVQVYFADDLFRSKVRSPYTSFTDYLSQTGGIMSLMVGFGVISVPEFFYFFFIRPMFDLILKRLPCAVRQVTARKLRKGENGNRLLFEDKHPHFARMPFATSRRPLKPFNGYNSKKVYNSLMKKMPIQREQLLNIDMEKAGLFPYTE from the exons TCTGTTATAACTGTGGCCATAAACTTTGCGACGAATGTCTACACGCGTTGGGAAACGACAccggttattatagctttggagGCACATACGACTGAAATACGCACCACACCCTTTCCAGCGATCACTATATGTAACATGAACCAAGCTCTACGCAGCCAAATCAAAAACTTTTCGCA CGATTCTTTGGGCTATGCCATGACTCAGAAGATTTGCTTTCAAGACGTAGATTACA GACGACACATTCATGAATTTCATCTGGCGCGTGGTGAAAACAAACATTGTTTATGTGGAATTTTGCATTTAGTTGTATATTTTTCTCAGAATGGTCAGACGTGCGACAATATGATTGTATATTGCCGCTTTGGTAACAAGGAGGACCGCTGTACTGACTTCTACCGGGAGGTACTTATGGATGAAGGAATTTGCTGTGCCTTCAATATCTTACATCCATCCTATTTATACAAGGGGAA atatatatttgtacGTGATTTCACTTCCTCTATTGGCACCATACCTGTAGACTGGAATTCGGAGACTGGTTATGCTGATAACATGCCACTTTACTATTATCCTCGTACCGCCGTAG GAGCAGGTGTAACTTTGGGATTTACTTTCGTTCTCAATGCTAACCTTAGCGAATATATTTGCTCTTCAACTTTTAGTACCGGGTTGAAG GTGATCACTCACAATCCAATCGATACACCGCACGTTAAAGAGACAGGGTTATCGGTCCAACCAGGTTATCAACACCGTTTTCGATTGAACATCGACAGTTCAAAGGCGCTACCTTCGACTCGTAGTATAACGCCACAACGTCGCCAATGTCTCTTCAATAACGAACTGGAATTGTTATATTTCCGTTACTACACACGACGCAATTGTGAGATGGAATGtgattccaaatattttttacgtCGCTGTCAGTGTATTCCATACCACATGCCACTCATCTATCAGAACGCTAGTGTATGCCATGTGAAAGACTTTAATTGTGAAAGTATTGCCGAGGCGGAGGTCAACGATGAGCAGCATGTGTCTTGTAAGCGTGAGTGCCTACCGGGGTGTTTTAATTTGGAATACTTTCCAACGGTCTACCGGACACCATTGGCGAACacttcttttgtttttaaagaTAAGTTCTTTGGAAATTTTACAAAGAAAGAGATACACGAAAACTTCGCTCTAGTGCAAGTATACTTCGCCGATGATTTGTTTAGGTCCAAGGTTAGATCACCGTACACCAGCTTTACGGATTACCTCT CACAAACTGGTGGCATTATGAGTTTGATGGTTGGTTTCGGGGTTATATCAGTGCCTGAGTTCTTTTACTTCTTCTTCATTCGACCAATGTTCGATTTAATTTTGAAGCGACTACCATGTGCTGTGCGCCAAGTGACTGCAAGGAAACTTCGAAAAGGTGAAAATGGAAATAGACTTCTGTTTGAAGATAAG CATCCACATTTTGCGAGAATGCCGTTCGCCACGAGCCGTCGGCCTTTGAAGCCTTTTAATGGTTATAACAGCAAGAAGGTATACAatagcttaatgaaaaagatGCCAATACAAAGGGAGCAACTTTTAAATATCGACATGGAGAAGGCAGGTTTGTTCCCGTACACGGAATGA